In a genomic window of Quercus lobata isolate SW786 chromosome 4, ValleyOak3.0 Primary Assembly, whole genome shotgun sequence:
- the LOC115986341 gene encoding heavy metal-associated isoprenylated plant protein 47-like, which yields MKQKVVIRITLNNGKKNARSKAMQIAVGLQGVESVALQGEDNSQIVVVGDNIDSVNLTSLLRKKVGSADLTSVSPVSTEGEKQKQETKPSESGIQSMVWPTYQAGVPYYYQPSVPYHYVYDAMDYNQNFCTIL from the exons ATGAAG CAAAAGGTAGTGATCCGGATCACCTTAAATAATGGCAAAAAGAATGCTCGGTCCAAGGCCATGCAGATTGCAGTTGGTCTACAAG GTGTGGAATCAGTCGCTCTACAAGGTGAGGATAACAGTcagattgttgttgttggggaCAACATTGATTCAGTCAACTTGACATCTTTGCTGAGGAAGAAAGTTGGATCTGCTGATTTAACGAGTGTCTCCCCAGTCAGTACTGAGGGGGAAAAACAAAAGCAAGAGACCAAACCTAGTGAATCTGGAATACAATCAATGGTTTGGCCAACTTATCAAGCTGGTGTGCCATATTATTATCAACCTAGTGTGCCATATCATTATGTATACGATGCAATGGATTACAACCAGAACTTTTGCACTATTTTGTGA
- the LOC115986343 gene encoding heavy metal-associated isoprenylated plant protein 46-like isoform X4, with product MKQKIVIRITLNNGKKNARSKAMQIAVGLQGVESVSLQGEDSSQIVVVGDNIDSVILTSLLRKKVGFAELTSVSPISTEGEKPKQETKPSEFGIQPMVWLTYPAGVPSYYQPGVPYFAYDVAGYN from the exons ATGAAG CAAAAGATAGTGATCCGGATCACCTTAAATAATGGCAAAAAGAATGCTCGGTCCAAGGCCATGCAGATTGCAGTTGGTCTACAag GTGTGGAATCAGTCTCTCTACAAGGTGAGGACAGCAGTCAGATTGTTGTTGTCGGGGACAACATTGATTCAGTCATCTTGACATCTTTGCTGAGGAAGAAAGTTGGATTTGCTGAATTAACGAGTGTCTCACCAATCAGTACAGAGGGGGAAAAACCAAAGCAAGAGACCAAACCCAGTGAATTTGGAATACAACCAATGGTTTGGCTAACTTATCCAGCTGGTGTGCCATCTTATTATCAACCTGGTGTGCCATACTTTGCATATGATGTCGCGGGTTATAACTAG
- the LOC115986343 gene encoding heavy metal-associated isoprenylated plant protein 46-like isoform X5, translating to MKRKIVIRVTLNNGKKNARSKAMQIAAGLQGVESVSLQGEDSSQIVVVGDNIDSVILTSLLRKKVGFAELTSVSPISTEGEKPKQETKPSEFGIQPMVWLTYPAGVPSYYQPGVPYFAYDVAGYN from the exons ATGAAG CGAAAGATAGTGATCAGGGTCACCTTAAATAATGGTAAAAAGAATGCTCGGTCCAAGGCCATGCAGATTGCAGCTGGTCTACAAG GTGTGGAATCAGTCTCTCTACAAGGTGAGGACAGCAGTCAGATTGTTGTTGTCGGGGACAACATTGATTCAGTCATCTTGACATCTTTGCTGAGGAAGAAAGTTGGATTTGCTGAATTAACGAGTGTCTCACCAATCAGTACAGAGGGGGAAAAACCAAAGCAAGAGACCAAACCCAGTGAATTTGGAATACAACCAATGGTTTGGCTAACTTATCCAGCTGGTGTGCCATCTTATTATCAACCTGGTGTGCCATACTTTGCATATGATGTCGCGGGTTATAACTAG
- the LOC115986343 gene encoding heavy metal-associated isoprenylated plant protein 46-like isoform X3, whose protein sequence is MKQKIVIRITLNNGKKNARSKAMQIAVGLQGVESVSLQGEDSSQIVVVGDNIDSVILTSLLRKKVGFAELTSVSPVSTEGEKPKQETKPSESGIQSMVWPTYQAGVPYYYQPGAPYYAYEVVGYK, encoded by the exons ATGAAG CAAAAGATAGTGATCCGGATCACCTTAAATAATGGCAAAAAGAATGCTCGGTCCAAGGCCATGCAGATTGCAGTTGGTCTACAag GTGTGGAATCAGTCTCTCTACAAGGTGAGGACAGCAGTCAGATTGTTGTTGTCGGGGACAACATTGATTCAGTCATCTTGACATCTTTGCTGAGGAAGAAAGTTGGATTTGCTGAGTTAACGAGTGTCTCGCCAGTCAGTACTGAGGGGGAAAAACCAAAGCAAGAGACCAAACCCAGTGAATCTGGAATACAATCAATGGTTTGGCCAACTTATCAAGCTGGTGTACCATACTATTATCAACCCGGTGCACCATATTATGCTTATGAAGTCGTGGGTTATAAGTAG